In a genomic window of Halobiforma lacisalsi AJ5:
- a CDS encoding AAA family ATPase, protein MTEPPEPAGDEGAGTKGTRDDGDSDSPTRATDDRPDPLPVPTVATLSTDVVDNVSRVIVGHDEAIEHAVVALLGRGHILLEDVPGVGKTMLARAVATSVDCDFRRIQFTPDLLPTDVTGVNVFNQRTREFEFQPGPVFGNVVLGDEINRAPPKTQSALLEAMEEEQVTVDGDTRPLPDPFTVIATQNAVERDRTYELPFAELDRFMKKLRLGYPDPDEEAELLGRTVGHHPIESLEPVTDREAIVRARETVANVRVEEPVREYATRLVGYTREHARIGASPRGTISLLRAAQARAVIEGREYVIPDDVQVEAPTVLGHRIETGDRDRNRDGDAIVADALERVPVDA, encoded by the coding sequence ATGACTGAGCCACCGGAACCGGCCGGCGACGAGGGCGCCGGTACGAAAGGTACCCGCGACGACGGCGACTCGGACTCGCCGACTCGAGCGACCGACGACCGACCCGACCCCCTCCCGGTCCCTACGGTCGCGACGCTCTCTACCGACGTCGTCGACAACGTTTCCCGGGTGATCGTCGGCCACGACGAGGCGATCGAACACGCCGTCGTCGCGCTCCTTGGTCGGGGACACATCCTGCTCGAGGACGTCCCCGGCGTGGGAAAGACGATGCTCGCACGGGCGGTCGCCACCTCGGTCGACTGTGACTTCCGCCGGATCCAGTTCACGCCCGACCTCCTCCCGACGGACGTGACCGGGGTCAACGTCTTCAACCAGCGAACTCGCGAGTTCGAGTTCCAGCCCGGCCCCGTTTTCGGCAACGTCGTATTGGGCGACGAGATCAACCGCGCGCCGCCGAAGACCCAGTCCGCGCTGCTGGAGGCGATGGAAGAAGAGCAGGTGACGGTCGACGGCGACACGCGACCGTTACCGGACCCGTTTACCGTCATCGCAACGCAAAACGCCGTCGAGCGGGACCGTACCTACGAACTCCCGTTCGCGGAACTCGACCGGTTCATGAAGAAGCTCCGGCTGGGCTACCCCGATCCCGACGAGGAAGCGGAACTGCTCGGCCGGACCGTCGGTCACCACCCCATCGAGTCGCTCGAGCCGGTGACCGACCGTGAAGCGATCGTCCGGGCGCGCGAGACGGTCGCGAACGTGCGCGTCGAAGAACCGGTCCGGGAGTACGCGACCCGGCTGGTCGGGTACACCCGCGAACACGCCCGCATCGGGGCCAGCCCGCGGGGCACCATCTCGCTGCTGCGGGCCGCCCAGGCCCGTGCCGTCATCGAGGGTCGGGAGTACGTCATCCCGGACGACGTTCAGGTGGAGGCCCCGACGGTGCTCGGCCACCGGATCGAGACCGGCGACCGCGACCGCAACCGCGACGGGGATGCGATCGTCGCCGACGCCCTCGAGCGGGTGCCCGTCGACGCCTGA
- a CDS encoding DUF58 domain-containing protein, with protein MKPTRRGWTALAVLAFSIGMSWQSGPRALNAVVAPLAIALAAAVIATVRLDPPTVRRHPVADGPVGDRRTVAIDLEYDRSVSATVRDAVGKGVAVADGGTDEYVAELTLEPGETALEYDLALRERGVHEIGPGSIAVQDALGLVERRFEGPGTTRVRVYPRPVDLRGSGTSEFRTLVETVGSRSEGADLDHEREEFAHLREYRRGDSLRDVHWKSAAKRPDDELVVTEYATGSTDDAVTVAADCAPGYCDDLAKAVASVVDFLLESELRVGLRLGEDHRRPDAGRGHRRDLLRTLATLEAADLEEGDREAAEVVVLADADGLRVVVDGRTLPFERLVGADGAVGLDLDGSSPDGGAGVETNADADTDTETDADARSGVVG; from the coding sequence ATGAAACCGACCCGCAGAGGATGGACCGCGCTCGCGGTGCTTGCCTTCTCGATCGGCATGAGCTGGCAGTCCGGGCCGCGAGCGCTCAACGCCGTGGTCGCGCCGCTTGCCATCGCGCTGGCCGCAGCCGTGATCGCGACGGTTCGCCTCGATCCGCCGACGGTCAGACGCCACCCGGTCGCGGACGGCCCCGTCGGCGACCGACGGACCGTTGCGATCGACCTCGAGTACGACCGATCCGTCTCGGCGACCGTTCGTGACGCCGTCGGCAAGGGTGTCGCGGTCGCGGACGGCGGAACCGACGAGTACGTCGCCGAACTCACGCTCGAGCCCGGCGAGACGGCCCTCGAGTACGACCTGGCGCTCCGGGAGCGGGGCGTTCACGAGATCGGCCCGGGCTCGATCGCGGTCCAGGATGCGCTGGGACTCGTCGAACGCCGGTTCGAGGGGCCGGGGACGACCCGGGTTCGCGTCTACCCGCGGCCCGTCGACCTCCGGGGCAGCGGGACCAGCGAGTTCCGGACCCTCGTCGAAACGGTCGGCAGCCGCAGCGAGGGCGCCGACCTCGATCACGAGCGCGAGGAGTTCGCCCACCTGCGGGAGTACCGCCGAGGCGACTCGCTGCGGGACGTCCACTGGAAGTCCGCGGCCAAACGCCCCGACGACGAACTCGTCGTGACCGAGTACGCGACGGGGTCGACCGACGACGCCGTTACCGTCGCCGCCGACTGCGCGCCGGGGTACTGCGACGACCTCGCGAAAGCCGTCGCCAGCGTCGTCGACTTCCTGCTCGAGTCTGAGCTTCGGGTCGGCCTTCGTCTCGGCGAGGACCACCGCCGGCCCGACGCCGGGCGGGGGCACCGGCGGGACCTGCTTCGGACGCTCGCCACCCTCGAGGCCGCCGACCTCGAGGAGGGAGACCGCGAGGCGGCGGAGGTCGTCGTCCTCGCGGACGCGGACGGGCTCCGCGTCGTCGTCGACGGGCGGACCCTCCCGTTCGAGCGACTCGTCGGGGCCGACGGGGCGGTTGGGCTCGATCTGGACGGCTCGAGCCCCGACGGTGGCGCGGGCGTGGAGACGAACGCGGACGCGGACACGGATACGGAAACGGATGCCGACGCACGCTCGGGGGTGGTCGGATGA